The DNA window TTGGCTAAAAGTAAGTCATACATGAGTAAAACGTTCATCTGTATCTTGCTTGGATTAATGCTTGTGGTTAAATGTCCAAAAACCTTGATGTATTTTTCCCCTCTTATTTGTGCACTTGAGCAGATGTGTGCACTTGAGCAGCTTCATGGGAATCAAGGGGAGGTTTTAGAAAAGTTTCTGACATCATCAGCCTGCACCTGTCCCTCTGCTTCTCCCAACACTGGGCCCAGATAGAGGTCACGACCCCTGAAAGTCTCTGCTGATTGACAAATGCTAGCTCTTCCTTTAAGTCCAACTTTCAAGAGATATTTATTACTGTTGGGCCTGAATTTAATTACTCCCAGGGCTAATACTACAACCATGTAACCATCAATTACAGTCATGTTTTGGACAATATTTCGAGCTCCCTCTAAAGGATGACAAATGAGCGCTCTTATGTGAACCCAACCTGCTCTGCTGTTGACAATGAGCCAAGCAGCAGGTTGAAATATATGTCACAAATCCACTACCTTCTCCTCTTATGTACAAGACAATGACAGTTTCTGAAATGAAGAGTAAATCCAGCCGCAGTATCCCTTAGCGTGCGCCTTCAGGTGTGTCAGTCAGACCATCGGGTCTGCTGATGGATGCAGTGACAGGGGAGGACATGGCACCCGGCCTGAAGCTCCAACCCTAACATTTCATCCTTGTGACACATTCAAGGATAAACTCGGTGAAACGATCCCTCAAATGTCCAGCTGATGTCAGGTCTTGTGAAAACGGCATAAAGGAGCTGGATTGAGGGAAACATTGGAATGTGTCCTTGGATGAGGAAGCATAAGAAGGTCTTTGaaagggtggaggggggggggttaagccataaaacagttaaaaatacagTAACTTGCGTTTTGATGCTGCAGAAATCCATTTGATCATTATAATCAAGCAATACAAATGTATAATACACTTAACATATTAGTAACTAATAAGTTAAACCTTACATTGTATGTTGGAGTACAGTACAGCATTCGGAAGTGTTTTGAATGCATTTTCCCTGGCATGACTTGCTTCCCAAATCCAGCATGGATTTCAGCTGCAGTTGGGTATTTCTTGGCAGAGTCTAGctcttataataaaaaaaaaaaaatcttgatttcACACATATTATGTGGAGTAATAGCTATCAGGGATTTGGGATTTTCTGGGAATATGTTGAGAAAGCAAAGGGGGGGTTTCTTGTCAGAACTGTAAGACCACAGAAGTTTCCATTTATCCAGAGATACTGTGCTCACACGCTTCAAAGCTCCCTTATAGTTTGGATCCAAAGCTTGTTTTGCACTTTCTGACACACTCTTCTCCTTGTATTTGTCTTTGGTTTACTTGAACAGATTTTCTCTCTGTCTACTGTTTCTCCGAAAGCTTTCTGTCAGTGCGGTATCTCTGCAAACACACGCTGCACTCAAGTAGCTCTGAGGCTCGGAGCAATCTCAGTTTTAttccaaacttttttctttttatctcagTCCTCACAAAAGTGTCCTACCCTGTCTGATCTATGTCTTTCGGTTCTCTCAGAAAAGTATAGAAAAGCAAAAGATAAAGTGGCCACAATGCTCTGTAAAAACATAATGTACTTCTATGGGAAGTAACATAGTGCCTTTTCTTGCTTCTGCCACACCCTTGCCATGCCAACGCTCCAGATGTCATGGGAACCGATAACAGCTGGTGCTGGTGCAGGCAGGCTGCGTGTGAAAGGCCGCTCCATCTGCAGAAACCCAATCCCTCTGTGAAAGCAGTGGAGGATTAGGCACTTTTGATAAGGTCATCAAGACATTTCTATCAACTTAACACATCTGTGCGACCAAAAGAATTATTCAATATTAACGTGTGTTTTCTGAGTATTGCAGTAGCTTGTGTCTATGATTATATTATCATATTTTGAGCAACATTTGAGTGCATTGTCTGTGGTTCAGGGCAAATCAATCCTTGCAAGCAGTTAATGATTTCATCATGTATACATCCCACTTGATTTAACCGTGATTACATGCACAGATTAGTCTCATTATCAAGCTGCAGATGAGAAAATGAAGTCTTCAAAAGTAAACACAAGAAGACAGTTGTGGTCTGGCTTGAGGTCATGGTGGCTTTGGGAAAAGGGGGAGGAGAAAGGTTATGAAAAAACTGTACACATGCCAAGTCCTGGACACTTAAATTAGAGGGGCAGCAAAGCAAGGGGGCATGCTTCAGATTTGGAGAGAGTTGCAATTTCAGACTTGACCCCAGGAAATTGTTGCTGTAACACTGAAGACATAACTTGTAGGATTCCGTAATCGAAGTTTTAACGTGTTAACAGTTTAGCTCACTTGTCCAGTTTTCCAACAAATCGCACGCTTAGAATCTAGAACTTAATTCACTGCTGTCGTTAAAAAGCCACTCGTGTGCGCGACGGAGGCACAGGTGGCGCACAATGTCCACCGGCTCTGCAGCGAGTGATGCTGAGGACTATGAGACGTGTCACAGACGGACTCtggagaggaagaaacacaagACAACCTGCTACAATCTCAACCGGTATTCGGACGAGGAGTTGGAGGGCGACGCCGCGGAGGGTAGGACGAAGCATCCTGAGCGCAAACTCGCCAGCAAAGCGCACCACCAGAGGGACGCGCGCCAAACGCAGAGAAACGCGGCCAACGCCCGGGAGAGGTCGCGCATGAGAGTGCTGAGCAAAGCTTTTTCCAGACTGAAAACGAGCCTGCCTTGGGTACCTGCGGACACCAAACTGTCCAAACTGGACACGCTGAGACTCGCCTCGAGCTACATCTCTCACCTGAGACAGCTACTGCAGGAGGAGCGCTTCGAGAATCGATTTGCGCACCCTGTCAACTTGGTAAGCAGATACAACTtaaactactactactactactacttaaACAACTAAAAATTAGTCTTTTCACCCACGCAATCAAGTGTTAAGGCTAAATATCTCAGtatatagtagtagtagtagtagtagctgTTCATAAACTTGAATATAACGGTTTCGTTATGTGCTGGATGTGTTTCTTTCCTGTCTATTTAACCTTTTGTGTTTGCCCTGACAGACTTGGCCTTTTATGATGACAGGACGATCAGAGGACAGCCAAGATAtctcttcttctactgtaaGACTGTGTGGAGCTACAGCTTAGCCCTCCACCCTTCAAAAGTAGAATCCTCTTGTCCAGTTAGTGGCCATCTTTGGATAATCGTCTACATATCTGTGGCTCAGCCTCAACCAGTCCACCCAGAAAAGGCTTTGAACAGGACCTTTGACCCGCTTTGCAAGAACAGCAAAGACAGTGGTGGAATGGTGTTTTcagatgtgttttcttgtgtgcatgtttgctgTAATAAGTATTTTG is part of the Labrus mixtus chromosome 19, fLabMix1.1, whole genome shotgun sequence genome and encodes:
- the LOC132994143 gene encoding transcription factor 21: MSTGSAASDAEDYETCHRRTLERKKHKTTCYNLNRYSDEELEGDAAEGRTKHPERKLASKAHHQRDARQTQRNAANARERSRMRVLSKAFSRLKTSLPWVPADTKLSKLDTLRLASSYISHLRQLLQEERFENRFAHPVNLTWPFMMTGRSEDSQDISSSTVRLCGATA